The Mytilus edulis chromosome 12, xbMytEdul2.2, whole genome shotgun sequence genome contains a region encoding:
- the LOC139497693 gene encoding protein mab-21-like, which yields METNSASRLVDLFLYYYEAEIIQELLRKKDQYAANMDIKNKCLSLHFYNYLCNVIGSPDVIKARRNILIWQDLVTQKKDTFRISSGSKAEGIDQKGSDYDEMFLFNTFRVYESFHDVQLTTKKITFNMETNDTKPGFIKLKLADKVFLDIDIIFNWCETVGNEIYISSKRFREHFLKDDMIIHGPCLSTAGGEFDIAFCFRCKEWITTAEYWIHRSRPVWPHHTLDTSLVQYGVLFVPIGCKNSPNEDIQWRISFSVTEKLLIHSFSHTQLLCYALMKIMLQDIIKPKHGDLLCSYFLKTIMFWLSEEISPSEWKPENLFSCFIQCIRRLIYCVEYKTCLHYFIPENNLFEDRFTDIQHNAFLDTLRFIYGKPWTVFETSTFQNYRFESARISKCTY from the exons ATGGAAACCAATAGTGCCTCTcgtcttgtcgacttgtttctttattattatgaggctgagatcatacaggaacttcttaggaagaaagatca ATATGCTGCAAATATGGATATAAAGAACAAGTGTCTATCGCTTCACTTTTATAATTACTTATGTAACGTAATCGGATCTCCAGATGTTATAAAAGCCAGAAGAAATATATTAATATGGCAAGACTTGGTTACTCAGAAAAAGGATACATTCAGAATAAGTAGTGGGAGTAAAGCAGAAGGTATCGATCAAAAAGGTAGTGATTATGATGAAATGTTTCTTTTTAACACGTTTCGAGTGTATGAAAGCTTTCATGATGTCCAGTTGActacaaaaaaaattacattcaACATGGAAACCAATGACACAAAACCTGGATTCATTAAACTTAAATTAGCTGACAAAGTATTCCTTGATATTGATATAATATTCAACTGGTGTGAGACTGTGGGCAACGAAATATACATTTCAAGTAAACGTTTTCGGGAACACTTCTTAAAGGATGACATGATAATTCACGGTCCTTGTTTGTCAACAGCAGGAGGGGAATTTGATATTGCATTTTGTTTTCGATGTAAAGAATGGATTACAACAGCGGAATATTGGATTCACAGATCACGTCCAGTATGGCCACATCACACACTAGATACTTCACTCGTACAATACGGAGTTTTATTTGTTCCTATCGGATGTAAAAACTCTCCAAATGAGGATATACAATGGCGGATATCGTTTTCTGTAACCGAAAAACTGCTGATTCATTCTTTTTCCCATACTCAGTTATTATGTTATGCGTTAATGAAAATCATGTTACAGGATATCATCAAACCAAAACATGGTGATCTTCTATGCTCCTATTTCCTTAAAACGATAATGTTCTGGTTGAGTGAGGAAATAAGTCCATCAGAATGGAAACCTGAGAATCTGTTTTCTTGTTTCATTCAATGTATCAGAAGACTTATCTATTGTGTGGAATATAAAACATGTCTTCATTATTTTATCCCAGAAAACAATCTGTTTGAAGACAGATTTACTGACATCCAACATAATGCATTTTTAGATACTCTTCGGTTTATTTATGGAAAACCGTGGACTGTATTTGAAACTTCGACTTTTCAGAATTACAGATTTGAATCG GCTAGAATCAGTAAATGTACATATTAA